A genomic segment from Nitrospira sp. encodes:
- a CDS encoding MATE efflux family protein, whose protein sequence is MANGVAQIRRSVMTLALPVTVSSLLQRTEGIVAVFLVGGLGAIPIAAVGLGQLLAFIATTLVSGLSVGTNVIVAQLWGARRHEEAGQAARHFLGLSLLVSLGLVTLGLTLNHLVMELLGAQSEVITLALPYSTLIFLVIPFTVFLQVLSSILQGTGDTKTPMYAMIVVNLLHIAVAYPLIYGRWGLPALGVKGAAVAVGIAEAIGSLYLLARCRPILRGSKRFRLDLVRTIWQVGAPVSGERIVQQAGILLYTKIVLIYGTVSYAAHQVGLSIESLSFLPGYGFAIAAATMVGQSIGAGKYTRAKLENWEANRMATVIMSGMGILFFFFPYALLRAFTDDEAVIELSTVFLKIVALLQIPLALTMVLAGSLRGAGDTRFIMIATMVGMWGVRIPIAFVTGYWLTMGVFYVWLAMIADWTLRMVLMLWRYRSERWKTIQMLRSSTT, encoded by the coding sequence ATGGCAAACGGTGTCGCGCAAATCAGACGGTCGGTCATGACTCTGGCCCTTCCCGTCACGGTCAGCAGCCTACTGCAACGGACCGAAGGCATCGTCGCCGTCTTCCTGGTCGGAGGGCTCGGTGCGATCCCCATTGCCGCCGTCGGCTTGGGGCAATTGCTCGCCTTTATTGCCACCACTTTGGTTTCGGGCCTTTCAGTCGGGACAAATGTGATCGTCGCCCAACTCTGGGGCGCGCGCCGTCACGAAGAAGCGGGCCAGGCTGCCCGTCATTTTCTCGGACTCTCGCTGTTGGTCTCTCTTGGGTTGGTGACACTCGGCCTGACGCTGAATCACCTTGTCATGGAGTTGCTCGGTGCGCAATCGGAAGTCATCACGCTCGCGCTGCCCTACTCCACGCTTATCTTCTTGGTGATCCCCTTCACGGTGTTCCTCCAAGTCCTGTCATCAATTCTACAAGGCACGGGTGATACCAAAACACCCATGTACGCCATGATCGTGGTGAATCTTCTGCACATCGCCGTCGCCTACCCATTGATCTATGGCCGGTGGGGATTGCCGGCGCTGGGCGTGAAGGGCGCCGCCGTCGCGGTCGGGATCGCGGAAGCGATTGGCTCGCTCTACCTACTCGCCCGCTGTCGGCCGATCCTTCGCGGCTCGAAGAGGTTCCGACTCGATCTGGTGCGTACCATCTGGCAGGTGGGAGCACCGGTCTCCGGTGAACGTATCGTGCAGCAAGCGGGCATTCTGCTCTACACCAAGATCGTCCTGATCTATGGAACGGTTTCTTACGCCGCCCACCAGGTCGGATTGTCAATCGAATCCCTCTCATTCCTGCCCGGCTACGGCTTTGCCATTGCCGCCGCCACCATGGTGGGGCAGAGCATCGGAGCAGGGAAATACACCAGGGCCAAACTCGAAAACTGGGAAGCCAACCGGATGGCGACCGTCATCATGTCCGGTATGGGCATCCTGTTCTTCTTCTTTCCTTATGCCCTGCTCCGTGCCTTCACCGACGATGAGGCAGTCATCGAGCTGAGTACCGTATTTCTGAAGATCGTCGCACTCCTGCAGATTCCCTTGGCACTCACGATGGTGCTGGCCGGCTCGCTACGCGGCGCCGGCGACACACGGTTCATCATGATCGCGACCATGGTCGGCATGTGGGGCGTGCGGATCCCTATCGCCTTCGTCACGGGCTACTGGCTGACGATGGGGGTCTTCTACGTGTGGCTGGCGATGATCGCGGACTGGACGTTGCGCATGGTGCTGATGCTCTGGCGTTATCGGTCGGAGCGATGGAAAACGATTCAGATGCTCCGTTCCTCGACGACATGA
- a CDS encoding Biotin--protein ligase, translating to MDEPADDPALSPDDRLDIDRLQTTLQTRSFGRVLRYRTTTESTNADALTYLQQPIDRPVPHGMAILAECQTAGRGRRGRTWHSPAQGNIYGSVILVPKPRVKPKGPWLSWIPLFSALAVAESLAAHTGLVVSVKWPNDLVIGEKKLGGILCEQTAARDKTMVVVIGIGLNINVEFDSFPEDLRANATSLALELGRPLDRVAILADLFLHLEQRMDRLLRDGPTGMVDDFTRRCSTLGKTVRVTLEEQGVVEGVAESIGRDGCLCLRVRSDARSGSPRPLLEIRSAEVVHLRG from the coding sequence GTGGACGAACCGGCTGACGATCCGGCCCTGTCACCTGACGACCGATTGGACATCGACCGTCTCCAAACCACCCTGCAGACCCGCTCCTTCGGCAGGGTCCTTCGTTACAGAACTACCACGGAATCGACGAATGCGGATGCGCTCACGTATCTGCAGCAACCAATCGATCGACCGGTTCCCCATGGAATGGCGATCCTCGCCGAATGCCAGACGGCAGGCCGCGGACGGCGAGGAAGGACCTGGCATTCACCGGCCCAAGGCAATATCTATGGTTCAGTGATCCTGGTGCCGAAACCGAGAGTCAAACCCAAAGGCCCCTGGCTCTCCTGGATTCCCCTGTTTTCCGCCCTTGCGGTAGCCGAGAGTCTCGCGGCCCACACAGGCCTCGTCGTTTCGGTGAAGTGGCCGAACGATCTGGTGATCGGCGAAAAGAAGCTCGGCGGCATCCTCTGCGAACAAACCGCCGCCCGCGACAAGACCATGGTCGTCGTCATCGGAATCGGATTGAACATCAATGTCGAATTCGACAGCTTCCCGGAAGACCTCAGAGCCAACGCCACTTCGCTCGCGCTGGAATTAGGCCGTCCGCTCGACCGCGTGGCGATCCTTGCCGACCTGTTCCTTCACCTGGAGCAACGGATGGATCGCCTGCTCCGTGACGGACCGACCGGCATGGTCGACGACTTCACGCGACGCTGCTCTACGCTCGGCAAGACGGTCCGCGTGACGCTGGAAGAACAGGGCGTGGTGGAGGGTGTGGCGGAATCGATCGGTCGGGATGGTTGTCTCTGTCTTCGCGTGCGGTCGGATGCCCGTTCCGGGTCGCCTCGTCCCCTCCTTGAAATCAGAAGCGCAGAGGTCGTACACCTCCGAGGATGA
- a CDS encoding Pantothenate kinase type III, CoaX-like: protein MKFHARLRYTDATMLLTIDIGNTNVVWGLFEGSTLRGHWRLATESRRTDNEYGMLFLSLLRTAGLSPDQITGSILSSVVPALTATFESMVQTYFYHNPVIVGPDIDSGLTLRYANPKEIGSDRIVNAAAAYARYRADLIIVDFGTATTFCAVTQSAEYLGGVIAPGLGISADALFSRTAKLPKVEIIRPKTVIGSDTVGGIQSGLLFGYVGLVDGIVRRMERELGHSSVIIATGGLASVIAQETESIQEVRPFLTLEGLDLLYHRNRLG from the coding sequence ATGAAATTTCACGCGAGGTTGCGCTACACTGACGCCACGATGCTCTTGACGATCGACATCGGCAACACCAACGTGGTCTGGGGCCTGTTCGAAGGGTCTACCTTGCGCGGGCATTGGCGACTGGCCACGGAATCCCGGCGAACCGACAATGAATACGGCATGCTGTTTTTGAGTTTGCTCCGGACAGCCGGACTCAGCCCGGACCAGATCACCGGCTCGATTCTCTCCAGCGTGGTACCGGCGTTGACCGCGACCTTCGAGTCGATGGTGCAGACCTATTTTTATCACAACCCGGTGATCGTGGGCCCCGATATCGACTCCGGACTGACCCTGCGCTATGCAAATCCGAAAGAAATCGGCAGCGACCGCATCGTCAATGCCGCGGCCGCCTATGCGCGCTATCGTGCCGACCTCATCATCGTCGATTTCGGCACCGCCACGACCTTTTGCGCCGTGACACAATCCGCCGAGTACCTCGGCGGCGTGATCGCGCCTGGTCTGGGTATTTCAGCCGACGCCCTGTTTTCCAGGACCGCCAAGTTGCCCAAGGTGGAAATCATCCGGCCCAAGACCGTGATCGGCAGCGATACGGTCGGCGGCATCCAGAGCGGCCTGTTGTTCGGCTATGTGGGACTGGTCGACGGCATCGTCCGACGCATGGAGCGGGAACTGGGACATTCCTCCGTCATCATTGCCACCGGCGGCCTGGCTTCGGTCATTGCCCAGGAAACCGAATCCATCCAAGAAGTCCGTCCATTCCTGACACTGGAGGGGTTGGATTTGTTGTACCACCGCAACCGCCTAGGCTAA
- a CDS encoding Hydrolase, HAD superfamily: MTHGRIQVVFFDAADTLFHVHGSVADIYLQCAVKHGFRKNPESLASIKAAFTRAFREAPPPVFAATQPAAIKQSERLWWFDIVHNVFYRVGMFEGFDEFFDEVFAQFERPESWRLYPETLEVLKRLKDRTFELGIISNFDSRLFSVLRGLGIADYFDTITISSLAHAAKPSARIFQQALDKHAVDPAEALHVGDSERDDVKGAEAVGMTGVLLARGEGASPSSGITIADLNDLLPLLSRLQ, translated from the coding sequence ATGACCCATGGTCGAATTCAAGTGGTGTTCTTCGATGCAGCCGACACCCTGTTCCATGTTCACGGGTCCGTCGCGGACATTTATCTGCAGTGCGCTGTGAAACATGGGTTCAGGAAAAATCCCGAGTCGTTGGCATCGATCAAAGCGGCCTTCACGCGGGCATTCCGTGAGGCGCCGCCGCCGGTATTTGCCGCCACCCAGCCGGCCGCGATCAAACAGTCGGAGCGTCTGTGGTGGTTCGACATCGTGCACAACGTCTTTTATCGCGTCGGGATGTTCGAAGGGTTCGACGAATTTTTTGATGAGGTGTTCGCGCAGTTCGAACGGCCGGAAAGCTGGCGGCTCTACCCGGAAACGTTGGAGGTGCTCAAGCGCCTGAAAGACCGAACATTCGAATTGGGCATCATTTCCAACTTCGACTCGCGGTTGTTTTCCGTCCTGCGGGGGTTGGGGATCGCCGACTACTTCGATACGATCACCATTTCGAGCCTGGCCCATGCGGCCAAACCCTCCGCTCGCATCTTTCAGCAGGCCTTGGACAAACATGCCGTCGATCCCGCCGAGGCGCTCCACGTGGGCGACAGCGAACGGGACGATGTGAAGGGTGCGGAGGCGGTCGGCATGACCGGGGTGTTGTTGGCGCGCGGGGAAGGTGCGAGTCCTTCGAGCGGGATCACGATCGCCGACCTCAACGACCTGTTGCCGCTGCTCTCACGCCTGCAATAG
- a CDS encoding Response regulator receiver protein encodes MPATIFVIDSSPAVRRMVEQISTPEGYQVIGFQDGSTALEAARKLSPALIIADFHLENMTFSGFCKEIGQQDHLSETLIVSLLDASDRLDESKLRSLGVRAYLKKPFHSEQLLDTVKGILSDAAAQLHNKKPAKARTWPPASTAIGDEHDDMPRDASTDDAPASDEAEKEQTTMPPLSARAAAPSPSTGPAVSGFGGGEEMMKCLFNHLLQSVALQADRKINDLLPSAVAKEVTEQVSHAVQAAVREETTRQLAEALPQERLQRMLRELVQETLNRQATTQLAAVETAVRQACSDLAPPLVEQSAERLLSGFAETEVKKHLPEALQKHRETIAQLVKGDVEQTAVDAARQAAKKAEEMVREMARDPIRQAVQRIVPDLAEAQVREEIKRLSQPD; translated from the coding sequence ATGCCCGCCACCATCTTTGTGATCGACAGCAGTCCGGCCGTACGTCGCATGGTGGAGCAAATTTCCACTCCCGAGGGCTATCAGGTCATCGGATTCCAGGATGGCTCGACCGCTCTGGAAGCGGCCCGCAAGCTGAGTCCCGCCCTCATCATTGCCGACTTTCATCTCGAGAACATGACCTTTTCCGGGTTCTGCAAAGAGATCGGCCAGCAGGATCATTTGTCTGAAACGCTGATCGTCTCGCTGCTCGACGCCTCCGACCGGCTGGATGAGAGTAAGCTGCGCTCGCTCGGTGTCAGGGCCTACCTCAAAAAGCCCTTTCACAGCGAACAACTTCTCGACACGGTCAAGGGCATCTTGAGCGACGCCGCGGCCCAACTGCACAACAAAAAACCGGCCAAGGCACGTACCTGGCCGCCGGCCTCGACGGCCATCGGCGACGAGCACGACGATATGCCACGGGATGCCTCCACTGATGACGCTCCCGCTTCGGACGAGGCGGAGAAGGAACAGACCACCATGCCTCCATTATCGGCCCGAGCCGCCGCCCCCTCTCCTTCCACCGGACCGGCCGTTTCCGGATTCGGCGGCGGGGAAGAGATGATGAAATGCCTGTTCAATCACCTGTTGCAATCGGTGGCACTGCAGGCGGACCGGAAGATCAACGACCTGCTCCCTTCGGCCGTCGCCAAAGAAGTCACAGAACAGGTGAGTCATGCCGTGCAAGCCGCCGTCCGGGAAGAAACGACGAGACAACTGGCGGAGGCGCTCCCTCAGGAACGGCTGCAGAGGATGCTGCGCGAGCTGGTGCAGGAAACATTGAACCGTCAGGCCACGACGCAACTCGCCGCTGTCGAAACAGCAGTCCGTCAGGCCTGCTCGGATCTGGCTCCTCCGTTGGTGGAACAATCCGCGGAACGGCTGCTGAGTGGCTTCGCGGAGACCGAGGTGAAGAAACATCTGCCGGAGGCCCTGCAGAAGCACCGGGAGACGATCGCTCAGCTGGTGAAAGGCGATGTCGAGCAGACCGCTGTGGACGCTGCGCGCCAGGCGGCTAAAAAAGCCGAGGAAATGGTGCGTGAAATGGCCCGGGATCCGATCCGCCAAGCGGTCCAACGAATCGTGCCGGACCTGGCGGAAGCCCAGGTGCGGGAAGAGATCAAACGGTTGAGCCAGCCCGACTAA
- a CDS encoding Quinolinate phosphoribosyltransferase [decarboxylating], protein MTVAGVAVAREVFLTVDPALRITKSIADGTVVKADSPVLVLQGDVRSLLMAERVAVNFLQRLSGIATLTARFCAAVRGYRTKILDTRKTTPGLRALEKWAVHLGGANNHRFSLGDGILIKDNHLAVLRSNGIGVAGACRLARAGAPHGLRIEVEAESLQEVREALAGEADIILLDNMSPALVRKAIDLIKKRALVEVSGGITLDTVESMAQAGADFISVGALTHSAPAADLSMDLSAQRGHRGRTG, encoded by the coding sequence ATGACCGTCGCCGGTGTCGCAGTCGCGCGTGAAGTGTTTCTCACCGTCGACCCTGCCTTACGCATCACCAAGAGCATCGCCGACGGAACCGTCGTCAAGGCCGACAGTCCGGTCTTGGTCCTGCAGGGGGATGTCCGATCGTTGTTGATGGCAGAACGAGTTGCGGTGAATTTCCTGCAGCGGCTGTCCGGCATCGCCACCCTCACTGCGCGATTTTGCGCTGCAGTTCGCGGATACCGAACCAAGATTCTCGACACACGCAAAACCACACCGGGCCTCAGGGCACTTGAAAAATGGGCGGTGCACCTGGGAGGCGCGAACAACCATCGCTTTTCGCTCGGCGACGGCATCCTGATCAAGGACAATCACCTCGCCGTGCTCCGTTCGAACGGCATCGGTGTGGCGGGAGCCTGCCGACTCGCCCGTGCCGGGGCACCGCATGGTCTTCGCATCGAGGTAGAGGCAGAGAGCCTCCAAGAGGTGAGGGAAGCGCTGGCGGGCGAAGCCGACATCATCCTGCTCGACAACATGTCCCCTGCCCTCGTGCGCAAGGCCATCGATCTGATCAAGAAACGAGCCCTGGTCGAGGTCTCCGGCGGCATAACGCTAGACACCGTCGAATCCATGGCTCAGGCCGGCGCAGACTTCATTTCGGTGGGAGCCCTCACGCACTCCGCTCCGGCAGCCGACCTCAGCATGGACCTCTCTGCGCAACGGGGACACCGTGGACGAACCGGCTGA
- a CDS encoding Valyl-tRNA synthetase, translating into MSTPQLDKVYSPHEVEDRWYQRWVDAGLFHADPARPGQPYAIVIPPPNVTGSLHVGHALNNTLQDILIRWRRMQGRNTLWMPGMDHAGIATQNVVERQLQAEGTSREKLGREAFLQRVWQWKEQSGGTIIAQLKRLGASCDWERQRFTMDDGLSEAVREVFVRLHGDGLLYRGERLINWCPRCLTALSDIEVEREEITGKLYTIRYPLADDPTQYLLVATTRPETMLGDTAVGVHPEDVRYRHLIGKRIRLPLTTRTIPIVGDAILVDREFGTGAVKITPAHDFNDFEAGERHGLKRIKVMDIHANLRLADALAEPDIAQAVEGFPVAKARPKVEQLLNDRRLLEKVEPHKMALGKCYRCKTVVEPFLSDQWFVKIKPLAEPAVQAVEDGRVRIIPEAWKNNYLGWMRDIKDWCVSRQIWWGHQIPAWYCETCCGTPFLRRTSDGAPVIPSHAQVIVAKTKPATCVNGHTDALVQDPDVLDTWFSSALWPFSTLGWPRQTSELKAFYPTSTLVTGLDILFFWVARMIMMGLKFMGEVPFRDVYIHALVRDAEGQKMSKSKGNVIDPLHVMEQYGTDALRFTLASMASPGRDVKLAEERIEGYRNFTNKIWNAARFLLMHLEGERVEAPLAQRSFPDRWILSRLNATIRSVNYELEQYRFDRASSALYQFIWHEYCDRYIEMVKPDLKDCASEQGKHTRHTLAETFETMMRLLHPFMPFITEEIWQTLPHEGVSIVRKSFPNVQPEWDDKEAEDECSILEECRELMNQERAILHYPAGKRLHFKVHGKTDRARSTFQKHKALIEHMENVDNLWVGSPTDVTAPHLLTLTSGSIEVATTMEGAELVKAKDNVLKQIGLLQKEVARTQQKLGNPEFVAKAPPEVLNDHRDRLSRETRMVRLFEHALQQITLEQTHH; encoded by the coding sequence ATGTCCACGCCACAACTCGACAAAGTGTATAGTCCGCATGAGGTCGAAGATCGCTGGTACCAGCGATGGGTGGACGCAGGTCTGTTTCATGCCGATCCAGCCCGTCCGGGACAGCCCTATGCCATCGTCATTCCACCCCCGAACGTCACAGGGTCTCTGCACGTCGGCCATGCGCTGAACAATACCCTTCAGGACATCCTGATCCGTTGGCGCCGCATGCAGGGACGCAACACGCTCTGGATGCCTGGCATGGACCATGCGGGCATCGCCACCCAAAACGTAGTCGAACGGCAGCTCCAGGCGGAAGGCACTTCGCGGGAAAAACTCGGGCGTGAGGCGTTCCTCCAGCGCGTATGGCAATGGAAAGAGCAATCGGGCGGGACCATCATCGCACAGTTGAAGCGGCTCGGCGCCTCCTGCGATTGGGAGCGCCAACGGTTTACGATGGACGACGGGCTCTCGGAAGCAGTCCGCGAGGTCTTCGTTCGCCTGCATGGGGATGGCTTGCTCTACCGCGGCGAACGATTGATCAACTGGTGCCCCCGTTGCCTCACGGCCCTATCCGACATCGAGGTTGAGCGCGAAGAGATCACCGGGAAACTCTATACGATTCGTTATCCCCTGGCTGACGATCCAACCCAATACCTTCTTGTCGCCACGACTCGTCCGGAGACCATGCTCGGCGATACGGCCGTGGGGGTGCATCCGGAGGACGTTCGTTACCGGCACCTGATCGGCAAACGGATCCGACTACCGCTAACGACGCGCACGATCCCCATTGTCGGCGATGCGATCCTGGTGGACCGTGAGTTCGGGACCGGCGCCGTGAAGATTACGCCCGCCCACGACTTCAACGACTTCGAAGCGGGGGAACGACATGGGCTCAAACGGATCAAGGTCATGGACATCCACGCAAACCTTCGATTGGCAGACGCGCTGGCTGAGCCGGACATTGCTCAGGCAGTCGAGGGATTTCCCGTCGCCAAGGCTCGGCCCAAGGTCGAACAGTTGTTGAACGATCGACGCCTGCTTGAAAAGGTTGAGCCGCACAAGATGGCGCTCGGCAAATGTTACCGTTGCAAGACGGTAGTGGAACCGTTCCTGTCGGACCAGTGGTTTGTCAAAATTAAGCCGCTTGCTGAACCGGCGGTTCAAGCGGTCGAGGATGGTCGCGTCAGAATCATTCCCGAAGCTTGGAAGAACAACTATCTCGGCTGGATGAGGGACATCAAGGACTGGTGCGTCTCACGGCAAATCTGGTGGGGCCATCAAATCCCCGCCTGGTATTGTGAAACCTGTTGTGGAACCCCGTTTCTACGTCGGACCTCCGATGGCGCGCCGGTGATCCCTTCTCATGCCCAGGTCATCGTGGCAAAAACCAAACCGGCGACCTGTGTGAACGGCCACACAGATGCGTTGGTGCAGGACCCCGACGTGTTGGACACCTGGTTTTCCTCGGCCCTCTGGCCCTTTTCGACGCTGGGTTGGCCGCGTCAGACATCGGAGCTGAAGGCCTTCTACCCGACCTCCACCCTGGTCACAGGCCTCGACATTCTCTTCTTTTGGGTCGCCCGCATGATCATGATGGGCCTGAAATTCATGGGCGAGGTGCCGTTCCGCGATGTCTACATCCACGCCCTGGTCCGCGATGCCGAAGGCCAGAAGATGAGCAAGTCCAAGGGTAACGTCATCGACCCCTTGCATGTGATGGAACAATACGGGACCGATGCCTTACGGTTTACTCTCGCCTCGATGGCCTCGCCGGGACGCGACGTCAAGCTGGCGGAAGAACGGATCGAAGGCTACCGCAACTTTACGAATAAGATCTGGAACGCCGCCCGCTTCCTCCTCATGCACCTGGAGGGCGAACGGGTCGAAGCGCCTCTTGCCCAACGGTCCTTTCCCGATCGGTGGATCCTGAGCCGTCTGAACGCGACCATCCGCTCGGTCAACTATGAACTGGAGCAATACCGTTTCGACCGCGCGTCGAGCGCGCTCTATCAGTTCATTTGGCACGAGTACTGTGACCGGTACATCGAGATGGTGAAGCCGGACCTAAAGGACTGCGCCTCGGAGCAAGGCAAGCACACCAGGCACACGCTGGCTGAAACCTTCGAAACCATGATGCGGCTGCTGCATCCCTTCATGCCGTTCATCACGGAGGAAATCTGGCAAACGCTGCCTCACGAGGGAGTCAGCATCGTGCGCAAGTCCTTTCCGAACGTGCAGCCAGAATGGGATGACAAGGAGGCTGAAGATGAATGTTCGATCCTGGAAGAATGCCGAGAGTTGATGAATCAAGAACGCGCTATCCTGCACTATCCGGCAGGCAAACGTCTGCATTTTAAAGTTCACGGGAAAACAGATCGCGCTCGTTCAACGTTTCAGAAACATAAGGCATTGATCGAACACATGGAAAATGTGGACAATCTGTGGGTCGGCAGTCCCACCGACGTTACGGCACCCCACCTCCTGACACTGACAAGCGGCTCGATCGAAGTGGCGACAACCATGGAAGGCGCGGAGTTGGTGAAGGCGAAGGACAACGTACTGAAACAGATCGGACTGCTCCAGAAAGAAGTGGCGCGTACGCAACAAAAACTCGGCAATCCTGAGTTCGTGGCGAAAGCCCCTCCCGAGGTGCTGAACGACCACCGGGATCGACTCAGCCGTGAAACGAGAATGGTCCGCCTCTTTGAGCACGCACTGCAACAAATCACCCTTGAGCAAACACACCATTAA
- a CDS encoding NAD-dependent protein deacetylase of SIR2 family, whose protein sequence is MTMGAGSTLGLVQSKLARARAVTVLTGAGISADSGVPTFRRTDGLWRKYRAEDLATPEAFARNPRLVWEWYDWRRELIATKRPNPAHETLAQMEQRFDRFWLITQNVDGLHRDAGSRQLSEIHGNIWRVRCTACRLVTENRDVPISILPLCRSCGGLLRPHIVWFGEALAEEDLRTSNEALRSSDLCLIIGTSGLVYPAAGFALIAKQAGAFVVEINLDATPQSSIVDVALQGRAKEIVPLLLQA, encoded by the coding sequence ATGACCATGGGAGCAGGATCGACCCTCGGCCTCGTTCAATCCAAACTGGCTCGGGCGCGCGCCGTCACGGTGCTCACCGGCGCAGGCATTTCCGCCGACAGCGGCGTGCCGACCTTTCGCAGAACCGACGGGCTCTGGCGGAAATACCGCGCGGAGGACCTCGCCACTCCGGAAGCGTTCGCCCGCAATCCACGATTGGTCTGGGAATGGTACGACTGGCGGCGTGAACTCATTGCCACGAAACGGCCGAATCCGGCGCATGAGACCTTGGCCCAGATGGAACAACGGTTCGACCGGTTCTGGTTGATCACGCAGAATGTAGACGGACTCCACCGCGACGCGGGCTCCCGACAACTCTCCGAGATTCACGGCAACATCTGGAGAGTCCGCTGCACCGCCTGCAGGCTGGTCACGGAGAATCGCGATGTGCCGATCTCCATCCTTCCCCTGTGCCGGAGTTGCGGCGGACTCCTGCGTCCCCACATCGTCTGGTTCGGAGAAGCACTCGCGGAGGAAGACCTTCGAACGAGCAACGAGGCGTTGCGGAGCAGCGACCTCTGCTTGATCATCGGCACGTCGGGACTGGTCTATCCGGCGGCAGGATTCGCCTTGATCGCCAAGCAGGCCGGTGCGTTCGTCGTGGAAATCAACCTCGATGCCACACCACAATCGAGTATCGTCGATGTGGCGCTGCAAGGACGCGCGAAGGAGATCGTCCCGCTGCTATTGCAGGCGTGA
- a CDS encoding 2-dehydropantoate 2-reductase — protein sequence MNQIMMVGAGSVGGFFGAHLAKNNPNVSFLLRPGTLEAVTRRGLTIRSAKGTFTVHPPAASDPRQLAKPDLIVLGVKAYDLDEVMTQLEPVLTDRTVILTLQNGIDTEDRILARLQRDCVVGGVAFIYSKIVEPGVIEHYKRGGVAIGELMGHKSERLLQIAEVFKQAGISCQLSEDIRKSKWEKMCWNCVFNPITVLIDDRVAKALDHTEMMGVIRQIVGEVMAVSAALKVPLAPDMAEKVVKWTQELRDIHTSMYDDWKANRPTEIDSLNGYIVRMGRQLGIPTPVNEALTAMVKTVTEREPSGAGVVRIDGAVVQPVSLTRAVLAQLPQEHQVEEVSQLMPSMRGRAIRVKGLLEIPALSVDADHVTFHSIDGAYAATLTLQQARDFGLLLYEFDGQPLPDGKGGPYRLVTPGLGDLCANVKGVGRIEVRVGSGKDTRPSVRPPECTADGKG from the coding sequence ATGAATCAGATCATGATGGTGGGTGCGGGATCGGTCGGCGGGTTTTTCGGAGCCCATCTCGCGAAAAATAATCCGAACGTCTCGTTTCTCCTCCGGCCTGGGACCCTGGAGGCAGTCACGCGGCGGGGCCTGACGATCAGAAGCGCCAAAGGAACGTTCACCGTCCATCCGCCGGCTGCGTCCGATCCGCGACAATTGGCCAAGCCAGACCTCATCGTCCTGGGCGTGAAGGCCTACGACCTCGACGAAGTGATGACGCAGTTGGAGCCGGTGCTGACCGACCGCACGGTGATTCTCACGCTGCAGAACGGCATCGATACGGAAGATCGGATTCTGGCGCGGCTGCAGCGAGACTGTGTGGTCGGTGGGGTAGCCTTCATCTATTCGAAGATCGTCGAACCGGGCGTCATCGAACATTACAAGCGGGGCGGGGTGGCGATCGGCGAACTCATGGGGCACAAGAGCGAGCGCCTTCTGCAGATCGCCGAGGTTTTCAAGCAGGCCGGCATCTCCTGCCAGCTCAGCGAGGACATCCGCAAGAGCAAATGGGAGAAGATGTGTTGGAACTGTGTCTTCAACCCAATCACGGTCTTGATCGACGACAGGGTGGCGAAGGCCTTGGACCATACCGAGATGATGGGGGTGATCCGACAGATCGTCGGCGAGGTCATGGCTGTGTCGGCGGCGTTGAAGGTGCCGCTGGCCCCGGACATGGCGGAAAAGGTGGTCAAGTGGACACAGGAACTGCGCGACATCCACACCTCGATGTACGACGACTGGAAGGCCAACCGGCCGACGGAGATCGACTCTTTGAACGGCTACATCGTGCGCATGGGCAGGCAATTAGGGATTCCCACGCCGGTGAACGAAGCACTGACGGCGATGGTCAAGACCGTCACGGAGAGAGAACCATCAGGTGCCGGCGTGGTCCGGATCGACGGGGCGGTCGTTCAGCCGGTCTCGCTCACACGTGCGGTGCTGGCGCAACTTCCGCAAGAACATCAGGTCGAGGAGGTCAGCCAATTGATGCCGTCGATGCGGGGCCGGGCCATCCGCGTCAAAGGCCTGCTGGAGATTCCGGCCCTCTCGGTCGATGCAGACCATGTGACCTTCCATTCCATCGACGGCGCGTATGCGGCCACGCTGACGCTGCAACAGGCGCGCGACTTCGGGTTGCTGCTCTATGAATTCGATGGCCAGCCTCTGCCCGACGGCAAGGGCGGCCCCTATCGTCTCGTGACGCCGGGCTTGGGCGACCTCTGCGCCAATGTGAAGGGGGTCGGCCGGATCGAGGTGCGGGTGGGATCAGGCAAGGACACGAGGCCCTCCGTCAGGCCGCCGGAATGTACGGCGGACGGCAAGGGTTAA